One part of the Thermococcus radiotolerans genome encodes these proteins:
- a CDS encoding lipopolysaccharide biosynthesis protein, giving the protein MSYERRVILRHSLASVIALGLTGLTRFLYSAIVARRFGVEELGMANSLISKAFFAAIPLSFFAVALGKYASEFLGGGKTDSIRSITLPAFLLPLAGLLLLPLNLYLGILATLRGIQLTLRNFLYGIHRGEHYAYIITLAFVGFLAGFLLPNIFAPYLLFLGLIAVFSAAYLVRFNLIGKPRKSEMSLLLSYSSFAFLGTLSGVFLIQGPYFMSEYLSSPEVAGVVSAILSAAFLLTYLPQVLQSAIMPLFSYKYGRNEDDYVRLLAEKTTAFLILATGSAIFVLMLLGREVLSVIFGFDVGPAFHLALMAMEVYIAYNPSIVALNSTAYVKKGTFVALLGAFAVLLSWLYLIPAFEAVGVMVGLTLGYGLILIGVAHYARSLLRISPGIYVPLVVALLLQSLVFLSKYAVLLGFLIFLAYERTEIMEGIELLKSFRGRGS; this is encoded by the coding sequence ATGAGCTACGAGCGCCGGGTCATTCTACGCCATTCACTGGCATCGGTGATTGCCCTGGGCCTCACGGGGTTAACCCGGTTTCTGTACAGCGCAATAGTTGCCAGGCGCTTCGGCGTTGAGGAGCTGGGGATGGCCAACTCTCTGATCTCGAAGGCATTCTTCGCTGCGATACCCCTGAGCTTTTTCGCGGTAGCCCTCGGCAAGTACGCCTCCGAGTTCCTGGGGGGTGGCAAAACAGACTCAATACGCTCCATAACCCTTCCAGCCTTTCTCCTCCCTCTTGCCGGACTGCTTCTGCTCCCACTGAACCTCTACCTGGGAATCCTTGCAACCCTCAGGGGGATTCAGCTGACCCTCAGAAACTTCCTCTACGGCATCCACAGGGGGGAACATTACGCGTACATAATAACCCTGGCTTTCGTGGGCTTCCTGGCGGGTTTTTTACTTCCCAACATCTTTGCCCCGTACCTGCTTTTCCTGGGCCTGATAGCGGTTTTCTCCGCCGCTTATCTGGTGAGGTTCAACCTCATTGGAAAGCCCCGGAAAAGCGAGATGAGCCTGCTCCTCTCGTATTCATCCTTTGCGTTCCTAGGAACCCTCTCTGGCGTCTTCCTGATACAGGGTCCCTATTTCATGAGTGAGTACCTATCCAGCCCTGAAGTTGCGGGAGTGGTGTCGGCGATACTCTCCGCGGCCTTCCTTCTAACGTACCTACCCCAGGTTCTCCAGTCTGCCATAATGCCCCTCTTCTCGTACAAATACGGCAGGAACGAGGACGACTACGTTAGGCTCCTCGCCGAGAAGACAACGGCCTTTTTGATACTCGCCACCGGCTCTGCCATATTCGTCCTAATGCTCTTGGGCAGGGAGGTCCTCTCGGTAATATTCGGCTTCGACGTTGGTCCTGCCTTCCACCTCGCCCTCATGGCGATGGAGGTCTACATAGCCTACAACCCCAGCATAGTCGCCCTCAACTCGACCGCCTACGTTAAAAAAGGAACCTTTGTGGCGCTCCTTGGAGCCTTTGCGGTTCTCCTCTCGTGGTTATACCTCATCCCTGCCTTTGAGGCGGTAGGTGTAATGGTTGGCCTCACCCTCGGCTACGGCCTCATACTCATCGGAGTCGCCCACTATGCCAGAAGTCTTTTGAGAATATCCCCCGGGATATACGTTCCACTGGTCGTGGCGCTGCTCCTTCAGTCCCTGGTATTCCTCTCCAAGTACGCGGTACTCCTCGGATTCCTTATTTTCCTCGCCTATGAGAGAACGGAAATAATGGAGGGGATTGAACTCCTCAAATCCTTCCGTGGTAGAGGATCTTGA